The DNA segment GAAAATATTGTAATTATCAAATAGAAGTcttcttttatataaaaataaaagaggCTTCCATGTGTAATATTCATGAATGAACATCCGTGATCAATGGATACAAAACAAACTACGCAGCATCTAAAGTATAATACTACCAGGAAATAGTAGAATAGGATTCTCCATTATCAGTCACGATGTAATATAGCCATTCTTTTTATAGTGTACTGGTGTATGGCTCAATTGGTGATATATCGaactttgaaattaaaaaaaaattagaaaacaaagaaactcgagataagaaaattaattaaaatattagacGTGTAAAATCAAATGATACACAAGGCCAAGATTTCACCTATAAGTCTAGTATACATCAAAACCTCCCAAATTCACTAGagataagtttaaaaataaatattttacaagAATACGCCATATACGCGACAACCCTTACATTTGAGTAGTTTTTATACAATATTACAATTATTCTGTGTTTTGTATTTTTGCGAtgattaaaagaaaacaaatttcttCAATTTCACCTATTCAACACcgccaaaatattattatatagaaCCAACATTCAGTATTAGCCTAACAACGCTCATAACATCTAGCTATAGCTTCGTCAAATTTATAGCTTTTGTAACTCTTCTTATGAATATATCTAAATGTTTAATTTGGCGTTTTTATAATGGAGATATCCACACTTTTCGAAGATTAAATAACTTTGTTAAATTTTGCTTTGGTAGTATAATTTAGGGCCCTATAATTTTTCCTATAATTTATTTAAGAGCGCTGAGGATTTATATGAGCAAAACATGAAAGAAACTAGGGATGTTTGCAAAATTAGTTAGATAAATGATCGTGCAACTTTTCTTAATGACTATAAGCCGactgaaaaaagaaaacatctTAATTAATCAAGATCCAGCTTCAAATGTGATAGTTTGTGTAGGTGGGTTCTAGAAGGCAGGAGCGTACAActaaaaatacatgtattagACAATACTATACATAGTGCAAAGTGATACTTTGGTCTATACGCGCTAAAATCTTTATTCACTTTAATGATGACGGTTTAAAACTTTGAAGTCGTTTACTAATAACACTCAAGTAACTATATACTAGTATAAAATAGAGGTACTTAAAAGTATACTACAAtagtattaagaaaacactTTGTACTCATGCGGCAACATAGTCTTTATTACAAACACACTCATAAAGATGCTTTTAATACCTAGCGCCAAAGACGGAACAAAGCACAACAAGAAAATGGAATACTACtagaacaatcaaacaacataccCATTTAtacatatctctctctctctctctttggacATATCTTAAAATCTGACAAAGAAACGGTCCCATTACGTAATTTCGAGGTTCTTTGTTTGGTCCACATTTCTAATACAGCAAAGCATCAGAAGATGCCATGAGAGGCTGGTTCATCATATGAAACATGTTCATATTCATCTGATTCACGAGGAAGTCATCTGACTCTGGACCAGTCAGAGGGTTCGGCCAAACCCCGTTGGTATTCTCTAGCAAACCGATGATGTCGTTGAGAGATTCGAGCCTGTGGCTGAGTTCATCGAGCTGAGCCCGGAGAACAGAGTTCTCTGCTTCCACGGCCAAGTAGTGCTGCGTCGTGATGCTGACACTTGTCACGATCTCGCTGTTCTCTTTCTTGAGCTGGTTAACCTGAGCCGTTAGATCGTCGAGGAGTTTCTGTTTCTTCATCCTTGATCTCCTCGCTGACTCGCGGTTTGAGAGCATCCTCTTACGTTTCCTCTGCTCCATGAGATTCTCCTCTGACCCTGAAGACGTTTGAATCGTCGACGAAGTTGTTCCCGACGACGACGATTCCATGcagtaaacaaacaaacaagcctccaaagagaagagagataatattttttttaaatggtttttAGGGTAAATTTAAAACAGGACAGGACCAAgattgatgaaaaaaaaacgaaatataaacaaaagaaaatatattttaaagataaCTAGCTAGGGTTTTGATATAGTTATAAGagtatataatagtatatatgaAAGATAAATTAAGCTTGGAGAGTTTCAGAAACTATGAGACGTAGTAAAGCCAGTAAAGGAAGACAACAGAGAAAGATTGAACGAGATGGGTCCTGCGCCTGACTGTGGAGTTTAGCATAAACCCAGAGAGGAAGATCTCACTGAGTATAATCGGAGACATGTGTCTCAAAGACCAAGAACTGCTGGTTAAGCATCAATGTTTTTTTCTAactatttttattgattaatcCCACAAGATATGAGATCTTTGAAAATGAATCTTGATCGAGGAAGAAACAAtgagatagaagaagaagaagaaaggcgAAATTATCgaagagagaagaggagagaAGGGGGAATGTGAATGGTTTATGAGAATGAATTTATAGAAAGAAAATTTCAAGAAAAGCGTTTGAGTGTTTGTGCAACTTGACAAGAAGCTATACATTTGTTTTGATTCCATTGGTtgaagattcttttttttttcttcccatTACGTCTTTTTGGAAACAGTTTTTCTTTACTCTTTAAAAAGGTTTATAAAGGACTATCTAcataaatctacaatattttcaaaaaatctatcagttaatttttttataatttaatctCCTGCAGTATAAGTCGAAGAGAAatataagaaaatcattaacaaACGAAATTTCTTCTCAAAGTGCTTATAAATAAACTAGTTAATTACTTTGTTATTATGTAGAGATCATCAAACAAGTTTAATTATACCAAATCATGagttttttttgactaaaaatcATGAGTTGTGATGATTTTCTAAATCATGAATTTATTGGTTAATCCAAAACGATGAAGCtttccatttttcatttttactaatcaatcataaatattttgatcaattttgtatttaaatattttccatttagtaaatgtttaattataCCCGCTCTTGAGGGAAGACAAAAATTACCATGcgtaggcatgggcattcggggtcccaatcgggtttcggttttatccattcgggttttggttttttgggtttatcaaaatcaaccccattcgggttatataaaagttcggttcgggaccggttcgggttaaatcgggttcgggtcgggattagtaaatcttcaaagaaccggtataacccattgtactttcgggttcgggtcccaatcggttcttcggtttaaaaatacatgattagtacctattttgtaactaaaacataaatgaaatcggttcttcggatttaaaatacatgatttgtacatattttaatagccaaaacataagtaaaaacaagatccattctgtatttatgtcgggttcggatcggttcggattcttttttatcggatcgggttcggtttggattttcgggttcggtttatttgctcAGCCCTAACCATGTGAATGCCAACTACCGTACATTTAAACCCGCGTACATCAGTGATATTTTCAATTAAATGCATTTtctttgttgacaaaaaatgcattttcttttcttatttgctCGTgaaatttttgtaattaaatgttaaaatgttttattttcttacacATAAAGATGGCTGGTAAAAGCtcacaaaaaaactaaaacgtTTAACTTGcctatttgtttttattagtAAACTGTGTTTTCTTAggtgtaaaggaaaaaaaacaaagtacatcaatactattaaaaaggaaggattttgaaaaaatctacctatgaaagttgtttggacctattacttttaaatttttttggacttatcctatatattataacaataaGTGATAACTTTTTTTACTGTATAAACCCCCGATTATTACTCTAACCATGCGAAttgtatacattattatttatacataaCCATTAAAACCGATTGCTAAACCACCCTACCCAAACAAAATACATTacatgaaccaaaaccaaagcaCAACCTATTATAACTGTTACTTTAACGAAATATTCATTTCCCTCACATACTACCATCGATTACAAAACACGTTACATATAAGACACTACACTATATAGAAGCTTTATACAAGATTTGGGTGTAAGATTATATGATTCAACCACTAAATTTTATTAGTGAAATAATCTTCaagattatatgattcaaacactaaatttcataattatgaaaagcaaaataaaaacaaactcgCGCTttcaagcgcggatcaaaatctagtattcttTTGCAAAGAAGAATGCTGATGAAAACTTTTACAGTATTTGTTTTCTctcgctttttttttttaatatcccTAAAAGTAAAAGGTAAGTTGAGGGTGAAAACTACAGTTTAGTTATTTGTTGAATTTTCTCAAGTAAATCACATATTCATGTAACGACAGAAAGGAGAAGAAATAATATTCGTAGAATGTACTAtctataaataaacaaataaataccaTTGACGCCAGAATCTGTCTGAAAAATCTATGAAACGCATATAAGTAAAAGTTAAAGACAGACAACACCAATTAATATAGCACAAATGTGAAATAAACCAAATGAAACGCCTGAAATTAGAGGTTACAAACACAAAGGAATCAGTTCTTAGAGTAAATATGAGTACAACATGTGTAAGTAGGCAGCAGAAGAAAAGGTGAGAGTGACATGTGAGGTCGGGAAGAGAAGTCTCCAGACTCAACACAgctgttttattttcttattcttctcagattatatttcaaaaatgtataCGTATTAATTAATTGTTCAAATGCTAGGATGGCAGGTTCGCAAACTACTGTATATGCGAATTAATGTATTTCCGATTTCCTAATCACAATTGATATTTTCTCTCTAAAAAGCTCACTTTACGATCAAAATCATTACccttatctatactattaaatcaGGATcttattgtcataattaccttaggggcatgtttccttcactaacattgcatgtttc comes from the Brassica rapa cultivar Chiifu-401-42 chromosome A01, CAAS_Brap_v3.01, whole genome shotgun sequence genome and includes:
- the LOC103836519 gene encoding bZIP transcription factor 11 — translated: MESSSSGTTSSTIQTSSGSEENLMEQRKRKRMLSNRESARRSRMKKQKLLDDLTAQVNQLKKENSEIVTSVSITTQHYLAVEAENSVLRAQLDELSHRLESLNDIIGLLENTNGVWPNPLTGPESDDFLVNQMNMNMFHMMNQPLMASSDALLY